The DNA segment GACAACAGAGTAAATCAAGGATAGGGGAGCACAGTTAATTCTGTGTTTCTAGGTCTTCATCAGTTTGTGTCAAACATCAGTGTTGTTTTATGTTCCTTAGGCCCCAGACCTTGAGTTATCCTCTGTGTGGCTGATGCAGCAAAACACAAGTGTCCAGTAATTTAGTAATTTCACAGTAAATATAAACTATTTTGTACGAAACTCAaagcaaatattttcatttatgaaCAGCCAGAAATTTATGTTCAGAAACCATCTCTTACCCACTATTTATTACTAAAAACAACCCAAAGAGTCATTTAAATCACATTTGAATTTGTTTAAGTTTAGAATTTTCATAGCTTCAcaaattttaaagccagaagggaccactatgattaTTTAGTCTGTCTTCCTGCGTGACACAAGCCATAGATTTTTACTCCATAATTCCTTCACCAAACTAATACATTCTGATTGAGgtagagcacatcttttaaaaccactttttaatccattttacaTTGTGTggtgctggattttttttttcaaattaaaccCATCAAAAggtgatttaaaatgaaaatattaatacAATTGTCACTATAATATAATGAATGGTGGTGGTGTGCTACATAGTTCAGACAGAGCCATGGACTAGTGAGCTAAGCACAGGACTggcagccaggaactcctgagttttaACCTTGACTGCCACTGACTCCTTGTAGGTCCTTGGGCAGgatccaaatcctattgaagttCTTACTGTTTGTAgaatggggacaataatacttAGCTACCCTCATCATGTTGTCATAAAgaggattattatttatatagtatacaaaataaaaataaaataaatatccaAGTTCCCTGCAGTACATTTGGTCATGGATATACTAATAGTGCAAGCTTGATTCATATTATAGTATAGACATATGAATCAGTTTGCACACTATTTTATCCAACCTTCACTTTTAATTGAAGAAATAAAAACATCACATTTACAGAGATTTAATAGGCCGATTACTCTTTGTTACtgtaatgttttcttttttgagtCTGTTTTTTCCTTGATGTGCACATATCATGGGAGGCTATCAGCCTCCATTAGAAAAATTTAGATTGTACTAGGTTTTACTTGATCTCTTGAAATCTTTCCCTGTTTAATCCAGCAAATGTCAAGTATGTGTCTCTGGAAATAAATTAGAGACATAAGCAGTGCATAAACTTCTGACTTCAGAATACTTCTTACCATGCATTTACTCCTGTTATTCCAGAAAGAAATTAACTCCCCAGAAATTTCTCCTTAAATAAATTTCAATCACCTTTGAGTGAGAGTTAAAATACCACACATTTCTGATGTGTTATCAAGAGcaagttattttttattcttCATATAGAAGGGAAAATTACCAGAATCCAAATCTGTAAGTCAACCACATGTAACTGTCAGCACAGAGGAAAAACAATCACTTTTACCTTGGTCAGCAGCTTCTTTCAGCCTTTGAAGTAGTTCTGAaataattttttcttttcttcataatCTGCAAATGCAGAAGCAGTAGGATCTGAGTAGATAGCTACAGGCCTGGGTCTGTCATTATTCATGGAGAAAGTATCTAGGAACTTTCTCAGATCAAGACCTCTTCCCGAAAAATAAGCCTGGAGTGTTCTGAAAAACTGAAGacagtttacattttaaaaatgtaaaatgaataatCATATCCATTAAAACAAAGTAAATATACTTGTGAAAGAAACTGGAGGGGAATGAAGTCCTCTATTTTATCCACAAACATGTACAGCACAGGCAATGGCAGagcaagctgctccactctgctTTCACAATGTGTTTCAAGTGTGAACTGGAACGATTACACCTAGCAGTGATTTAGTCATATTCATTTGCTAAGTACAGTCAGTCATTAGCCCCTATGATGGGACTGGCCACACAGACCCAGCAATTGTTGCCAGATTCtgacactgaagttaatgggattgcATGTGGAGTAAGGTACTTCTCATCGTGAGgaagggtgtcagaatctggccttgtgATATGGACACCTGTCCAAAGACCACCAACCCATTAATCAGCGAGGTCTCAGCTGAGCAGTACTGATTCAAACTGGTAACCTAGAGGAGAAACCTCTCCCAACTGCCAGTCCCAACAATGTGTATACTTCTGACACTGAGAATATTAGTAAAAAATATTTGTTAGCTTTGGTTTTCCAAATAAGAGGTGGCATAAATCAGGAAGATTGAATCAGACTGCTTCAAAGGTCTTAAATTATTTCTTCAGATCCCTAGGCTTTAAGGATTGATTAATGGGGTAGATACCCAACTTTTTAATGCATGCCTTTTACACCCCGAACACACCTTAACTGTGAAGCTTATTAAACAGCCTACAATATCTGGAAGTCCCTCAAATTGACATGTGTTCTAAACTATACAAGAGTATAGTTTATGTAAACCTTTAAGATCTTCACAAGAAATGTGATCAGAGTATTATGCTGCCCAATTTGCTaacattttctttagaaaaggCACACAGTGAAACCTCCATTAAGAGCAGCCTCTAGCAACAGCCACAGTAGCCTCAGGTTTTCCATTACAATTTTATTTATCCTAAAAGTCACCTGCAACTGATTTGAGCTGATCCTTTGGCTGGATAGTCTCTGTTATAGTTCAAAAATATTAGGTTTTAgttagtattttttaaatgttatatttGGTCACCTTCCAAACAAGTACAAACATTGCTGCTAACCACTGACATGTTTCTCACAACTTTTGCATAAGACCTTATAAATAATCCTTTGTAATTGAATATTCTGTTATTGTTAATTGGCTGTCAGATCTTAAACCATTCAAGGTGCTGTGTCAGATATGAATATATTTGTGTTTTCAAACCATGGTTTACCATTTGACAAACAATATTGTCTATACAGTCAACAAGAACAGGACTAGGAGAACACACAGAGCACCCCTATTCTGTTGGATAAAATGAGTTGTATTTTCACAGATCAAAATACAtctctttttaaattaatgtgTATTGTACATAGGTATGAGGAAGATCCATGTGCAATATATTAAATTGAAAGTGTTTCTTCAAGTTAGATTAAAGCATGTGCAGATGGCTGCTGACACTCACCATACAAAGCACATCAGAGTTACTAACACTAGCTAAGAGGGTCCCTTTTCACTTTGAAGTTTTTAACTGCAAAAGGTAAGAAATTCTGATAATGAGACACCTAAAtatgagaaacacacacaaagtttGGGCTTCATTACAATGTTTCCTGCAGGATTTCCTTACCAGATCTCGGTTTCTGGGATTGTCCAGAGGTTTCCATTTTTCTTCTGGCCTCAGCGGAGCCCCCTTTGCCAACCCCCTCAGAGTAAGCATAGCACCCAGACCCAGAAGTGCCACTTTCCACATGCTGGAGAGATGAGCAGGCTGCACATGAGAGGGGGAAAGAACAAGACTCTATGAGTTCTATAAAATGTGCACCACTGACACATGAAAGCAAGCATTTCATATAATTAATGCGGATAAATGGTTTAAAACAATCAATCAGTCCATGACAAGGCGGATCTACCTACTGGAGaatgagagtgagtgagtgagtgagtgtgtgtgtgtgtgtgtgtgtgtgtgtgtgtgttttctctccccctcccctgcctttagTGTATCTTGAGGAACAGATTAGTCCTAAAGAAATGCTTCCCATTCCATTGCTACCTCTGAGACACTGCATCCCCTCTCTATTTCCATCATATAATAGTTCTAAAATAGTTAATCATTTAGTTACAGCAGCAGATCTTTGTGTGCCCTGAGGAAAATATAGCAATATAATTAAAAATCCAGATAGCCCAATTTTAAAACTGCTTGAGAAAAACTAAATGTAGTAAATATatgaaataataaattaataataaatatagaaCATCTTACAACTTGATGCAACACTTACTCTCACTCTCTCCTTAAATAAAGCTTACCTGTAAGTTTGGCTCTGGCTTGCCCCTTCCTGGTTAGcctgtctgtatctgcaaaacAGACTGATCTCTCCACTTATATTGCTAGTGGACTGGCTGTGGGTGGGTGCCAATGACGTTAGTAGTATTGCAGTAATGATTCCATTTCCATCCATGACAAAGACCCTTGAGAATCTCATCCTCGATACTCTTAAGGCCTGTTGCTACTAAATCTTGCAGCACACACTGCCCTCCCTCCTCATCCAGCCACATCACTGACAATTTGTGGATGGCAAAATAAAGAAATTTCCTGCAGGGATGGTGGAAGCTTaataaaatgttacttttaaatcaattttatacaTTTGTTTTTCAGATAATAATATCTAGCAGAAGGATTTCCAAGATAAGCTAGATATAGAGC comes from the Emys orbicularis isolate rEmyOrb1 chromosome 11, rEmyOrb1.hap1, whole genome shotgun sequence genome and includes:
- the C11H2orf66 gene encoding LOW QUALITY PROTEIN: uncharacterized protein C2orf66 homolog (The sequence of the model RefSeq protein was modified relative to this genomic sequence to represent the inferred CDS: inserted 1 base in 1 codon) — protein: MLAFMCQWCTFYRTHRVLFFXPSHVQPAHLSSMWKVALLGLGAMLTLRGLAKGAPLRPEEKWKPLDNPRNRDLFFRTLQAYFSGRGLDLRKFLDTFSMNNDRPRPVAIYSDPTASAFADYEEKKKLFQNYFKG